One window from the genome of Streptomyces sp. NBC_00708 encodes:
- a CDS encoding LCP family protein has product MGRSSTSGEGTRRRAPHTRAEGNGGGTATTAPDRDGERDPGSGHRAGRRGGRRKPRKKHRVLRWTAITLALLILGTGAAGYLWYQHLNSNLRKGERSAGNSGAKKTAPNAKGETPLNLLLIGSDSRNSKENLKLGGSRESVGAEPLADVQMLLHVSADRKNASVVSIPRDTRVDIPACKNPDTGKTYPAANDLINVSLRGGAGCTLDTWEKLTGVYIDHWMMVDFAGVVAMADAVGGAEVCVKQDLYDLPKPKVPGGSFLRMKAGTHKIQGETALKWLRTRHAFGSDIGRSKAQHMYLNAVLRELKSQNAFTDTGRLMNLAETGTKSLQVSEEIGTVKKLFDLGMQLKNVPLDKMNMLTMPRITDPEDDNHVLPKPGSADKLWALLREDQSLDAKDRAKEKKKAAQGPKAGAPASLGITVVNGTGADGQAPAGGRAAAVRDLLKSKGFTEADTTTEPGSALTTEVSYPRSAGAQGKSDALSVAKALGLPTSAVKDTPDGAGLTLTVGSDWRMGSEAPKTVDDDSDPLEGTEAVNGAKTDDCMDVYWPYRTP; this is encoded by the coding sequence GTGGGACGGAGCAGCACGTCTGGGGAGGGGACGCGGCGTCGGGCTCCGCACACCCGCGCCGAGGGGAACGGCGGCGGTACGGCCACCACCGCTCCGGACCGGGACGGGGAGCGCGACCCGGGCAGCGGGCACCGCGCCGGGCGACGCGGCGGGCGCCGAAAACCCAGGAAGAAGCACCGCGTACTGCGCTGGACAGCCATCACGCTGGCCCTCCTCATACTGGGAACCGGCGCGGCCGGTTATCTCTGGTACCAGCACCTGAACAGCAACCTCCGCAAGGGCGAGCGCAGCGCCGGCAACAGCGGGGCGAAGAAGACCGCCCCGAACGCAAAGGGCGAGACCCCGCTGAACCTGCTGCTGATCGGCTCCGACAGCCGCAACAGCAAGGAGAACCTGAAGCTCGGCGGCTCGCGGGAGAGCGTCGGTGCGGAACCGCTCGCCGATGTGCAGATGCTGCTGCATGTGTCGGCCGACCGGAAGAACGCCTCGGTCGTGAGCATCCCCCGGGACACCCGCGTGGACATTCCCGCGTGCAAGAACCCGGACACGGGCAAGACGTACCCGGCCGCCAACGACCTCATCAACGTCTCGCTGCGCGGCGGGGCCGGCTGCACCCTGGACACCTGGGAGAAGCTCACCGGGGTCTACATCGACCACTGGATGATGGTCGACTTCGCCGGGGTGGTGGCCATGGCGGATGCCGTCGGCGGCGCCGAGGTCTGTGTGAAGCAGGACCTCTACGACCTGCCCAAGCCCAAGGTTCCCGGGGGTTCGTTCCTGCGGATGAAGGCGGGCACGCACAAGATCCAGGGCGAGACGGCGCTCAAGTGGCTGCGTACCCGGCACGCCTTCGGCAGCGACATCGGCCGCTCCAAGGCGCAGCACATGTACCTGAACGCGGTGCTGCGCGAGCTGAAGAGCCAGAACGCCTTCACGGACACCGGCAGGCTGATGAACCTCGCCGAGACCGGGACCAAGTCGCTCCAGGTCTCGGAGGAGATCGGAACGGTCAAGAAGCTGTTCGACCTCGGCATGCAGCTGAAGAACGTGCCGCTGGACAAGATGAACATGCTGACGATGCCGCGCATCACCGACCCGGAGGACGACAACCACGTCCTGCCGAAGCCCGGCTCCGCCGACAAGCTGTGGGCGCTGCTCCGCGAGGACCAGTCGCTGGACGCGAAGGACCGGGCGAAGGAGAAGAAGAAGGCCGCCCAGGGTCCGAAGGCCGGCGCCCCCGCGTCGCTCGGGATCACCGTCGTCAACGGCACCGGCGCCGACGGCCAGGCACCCGCCGGGGGCCGCGCCGCCGCCGTCCGCGACCTGCTGAAGTCCAAGGGCTTCACCGAGGCGGACACCACCACCGAGCCCGGTTCGGCGCTGACGACCGAGGTGTCGTACCCGCGCAGCGCCGGGGCCCAGGGCAAGTCGGACGCGCTGTCCGTGGCCAAGGCGCTGGGGCTGCCGACGAGCGCCGTCAAGGACACCCCGGACGGGGCCGGGCTCACGCTCACGGTCGGCTCCGACTGGCGTATGGGCTCCGAGGCGCCGAAGACGGTCGACGACGACAGCGATCCGCTGGAGGGCACCGAGGCGGTCAACGGCGCCAAGACGGACGACTGCATGGACGTCTACTGGCCGTACCGCACGCCGTAG
- a CDS encoding class I SAM-dependent methyltransferase, translated as MTAFDVMERRIWDGQADSYARTAAQLCIRTVPALLDAAGVGAGTRLLDVGCGTGNVTAAALGRGAVVRAVDAEPGMVEATRRAAPGAEVRSGTLPQLPYADGEFDAVVANFVLNHVGRPLEALVEMRRVTRPGGRIAVTVWQLPGTPGQTLVGRAAQAAGLTRPDWMATVDEERNFGRTPDGLAALLTAAGLGDVQGTTHTWDHHADPEHWWAGPAAGIGAVGGMITGAGPEGVAAAKREYDVLCRELLAEDGLLALPHAAVLAQGRV; from the coding sequence ATGACCGCGTTCGATGTGATGGAGCGGCGGATATGGGACGGGCAGGCCGACTCCTACGCCCGCACCGCCGCCCAGCTCTGTATCCGCACCGTGCCCGCCCTGCTGGACGCCGCGGGCGTCGGAGCCGGGACGCGCCTGCTCGACGTGGGCTGCGGCACCGGCAATGTGACCGCCGCCGCCCTCGGGCGCGGCGCGGTCGTCCGGGCCGTGGATGCCGAGCCCGGCATGGTCGAGGCGACCCGGCGCGCGGCGCCCGGGGCCGAGGTGCGCTCCGGGACCCTTCCCCAGCTGCCGTACGCCGACGGGGAGTTCGACGCGGTCGTCGCCAACTTCGTGCTCAACCACGTCGGCCGCCCCTTGGAGGCGCTGGTCGAGATGCGCCGGGTCACCCGCCCCGGTGGCCGGATCGCCGTCACCGTCTGGCAGCTGCCGGGCACCCCGGGGCAGACGCTGGTCGGCCGGGCCGCCCAGGCCGCCGGGCTCACCCGGCCCGACTGGATGGCCACGGTGGACGAGGAACGCAATTTCGGGCGCACCCCGGACGGCCTCGCCGCGCTGCTCACCGCCGCCGGCCTCGGAGACGTGCAGGGCACCACGCACACCTGGGACCACCATGCCGATCCGGAGCACTGGTGGGCGGGCCCCGCAGCCGGGATCGGGGCGGTCGGCGGGATGATCACGGGTGCCGGGCCGGAGGGCGTGGCGGCGGCCAAGCGGGAGTACGACGTGCTATGCCGCGAACTCCTCGCGGAGGACGGGCTGCTGGCGCTGCCGCACGCGGCGGTGCTGGCTCAGGGCAGGGTGTAG
- a CDS encoding LCP family protein: protein MNDPADQWVLNPDTGDYELRLNHSGGNSPRSSVPPAQRGPSDAPRRSHSDASPRRGTEVPRQGGRRSANPPRGQERPAPGEAGPGRRKRKAPKSRRKKALLWTGGTMAFVLVGLSAGGYWLYQRLNGNINTVDTGDVGNKNVVTANAPINILIIGTDKRTGKGNEGYGDKGSVGHADTNILFHVSEDRTNATAMSIPRDLITDIPECTAKQEDGSEKTIPGTEHVRFNRSLGENGRNPGCTMKTVEELTGVKIDHFMMVDFNAVKTLSTAVGGVNICLDHAINDPKSHLNLPAGPNKVSGEDALAFVRTRHAYSNESDLDRIKGQQQFMGSMIKQAKSDETLTSPTKLFKVADAATKALTVDKPIGDVKKLSALAKEITKTDTKNITFVTMPVIDNPEEPKPITVVPHPTQAEQLFSMLRDDTSLTEVAAQKKKAKSKQDALLKGTKAAAADVRVDVYNGGDISGGAQQTVTWLQNTKGVLKSTNKANAPEKIAKTTLEYAPNQADQARALAEMMGLPGSAMKPGKTDAEGLQAMVLTLGKDFQAAGTPITAPKKIDIPKSSAESAGCSK, encoded by the coding sequence ATGAATGATCCCGCAGACCAGTGGGTCCTCAACCCGGACACCGGCGATTACGAACTGCGACTGAATCACTCCGGAGGGAATTCCCCCCGGTCCTCGGTCCCCCCGGCGCAGCGCGGCCCTTCGGACGCCCCCCGCCGCTCCCACTCGGACGCTTCCCCCCGGCGCGGCACCGAGGTGCCGCGCCAGGGCGGACGCCGGTCGGCGAACCCCCCGCGCGGCCAGGAGCGCCCCGCCCCGGGCGAGGCCGGCCCCGGCCGCCGCAAGCGCAAGGCGCCCAAGTCGCGCCGGAAGAAGGCGCTGCTGTGGACGGGCGGCACGATGGCGTTCGTGCTCGTCGGCCTCTCGGCCGGCGGCTACTGGCTGTACCAGCGCCTCAACGGCAACATCAACACGGTGGACACCGGCGACGTCGGCAACAAGAACGTCGTCACCGCCAACGCGCCCATCAACATATTGATCATCGGTACGGACAAGCGGACCGGTAAGGGCAACGAGGGCTACGGCGACAAGGGCAGCGTCGGCCACGCGGACACGAACATCCTGTTCCACGTCTCCGAGGACCGCACCAACGCCACGGCGATGAGCATCCCGCGCGACCTCATCACCGACATCCCGGAGTGCACCGCCAAGCAGGAGGACGGCTCCGAGAAGACCATCCCGGGCACGGAGCACGTCCGGTTCAACCGGAGCCTCGGCGAGAACGGCCGCAACCCGGGCTGCACGATGAAGACGGTCGAGGAGCTGACCGGCGTGAAGATCGACCACTTCATGATGGTCGACTTCAACGCGGTGAAGACCCTCTCCACGGCGGTCGGCGGGGTCAACATCTGCCTCGACCACGCCATCAACGACCCGAAGTCCCACCTCAACCTCCCGGCGGGGCCCAACAAGGTCAGCGGCGAGGACGCGCTGGCGTTCGTACGCACGCGGCACGCCTACTCCAACGAGAGCGACCTCGACCGGATCAAGGGCCAGCAGCAGTTCATGGGCTCGATGATCAAGCAGGCCAAGTCGGACGAAACGCTGACCAGCCCGACCAAGCTGTTCAAGGTGGCGGACGCGGCGACCAAGGCACTGACCGTCGACAAGCCGATCGGCGACGTGAAGAAGCTCAGCGCGCTCGCCAAGGAGATCACCAAGACGGACACGAAGAACATCACGTTCGTCACCATGCCGGTGATAGACAACCCCGAGGAGCCGAAGCCCATCACGGTCGTCCCGCACCCGACGCAGGCGGAGCAGCTGTTCTCGATGCTGCGCGACGACACCTCGCTGACCGAAGTGGCCGCGCAGAAGAAGAAGGCCAAGAGCAAGCAGGACGCGCTCCTCAAGGGAACCAAGGCGGCAGCGGCCGACGTCCGGGTCGATGTGTACAACGGTGGAGACATCTCCGGCGGTGCTCAGCAGACGGTCACCTGGCTGCAGAACACCAAGGGCGTCCTGAAGTCCACGAACAAGGCCAACGCACCGGAGAAGATCGCCAAGACGACTCTGGAGTACGCCCCGAACCAGGCGGACCAGGCCCGCGCCCTCGCCGAGATGATGGGGCTGCCCGGGTCCGCGATGAAGCCGGGCAAGACCGATGCCGAGGGGCTTCAGGCGATGGTGCTGACGCTGGGCAAGGACTTCCAGGCGGCCGGTACGCCGATCACCGCGCCGAAGAAGATCGACATTCCGAAGTCCAGCGCCGAGTCGGCGGGGTGCTCCAAGTGA
- a CDS encoding acyl-CoA thioesterase has protein sequence MTDQAPRPESDIPAKPTAASRTTLSHIMTGSDTNLLGTVHGGVIMKLVDDAAGAVAGRHSGGPAVTASMDEMVFLEPVRVGDLVHVRAQVNWTGRSSMEVGVRVMAERWNESTPATQVGSAYLVFAAVDADGRPRPVPQVIPETERDKRRYQEAQIRRTHRLARRRAIRELREKRLADGIED, from the coding sequence ATGACAGATCAGGCTCCGCGCCCGGAGAGCGACATTCCGGCCAAGCCCACCGCGGCCTCCCGGACCACCCTCAGCCACATCATGACCGGCAGCGACACCAATCTGCTGGGGACCGTGCACGGCGGCGTGATCATGAAGCTGGTCGACGACGCGGCGGGCGCCGTGGCCGGCCGGCACTCCGGCGGCCCCGCGGTCACCGCCTCGATGGACGAGATGGTCTTCCTGGAGCCGGTCCGCGTCGGAGACCTCGTGCACGTGCGTGCCCAGGTCAACTGGACCGGCCGCTCCTCCATGGAGGTCGGCGTCCGCGTCATGGCCGAGCGCTGGAACGAGTCGACGCCCGCGACCCAGGTCGGCAGCGCCTATCTGGTGTTCGCGGCGGTCGACGCGGACGGCCGCCCCCGCCCCGTACCGCAGGTGATCCCGGAGACGGAGCGCGACAAGCGGCGCTACCAGGAGGCCCAGATCCGCCGTACCCACCGGCTGGCCCGGCGCCGCGCGATCAGGGAACTGCGCGAGAAGCGGCTGGCCGACGGCATCGAGGACTGA
- a CDS encoding LCP family protein, translated as MNDWPDGWTDDNRSGNRYGQGSASERPESARSMPHVQRRPAPPQQRPAPPRQRPVPQQPAGYDDGYPQYDSGYNTGQVYGGGSGGQGGGPGDGNDRGYVQGRPAPNWRRRIKIGALVLVVALLGVSVGTYFWADSKLNRAVDLSKVIERPEAGKGTNYLIVGSDSREGMTSEDKKRLHTGSADGKRTDSMMILHTGDNGPTLVSLPRDSNVEIPSFVGSESGKKYPGTGKTTKLNATYATDGPELLVRTVEFNTGLRIDHYVEIGFGGFAKIVDAIGGVELDIPKAFKDKYSGADFPAGKQTLNGQEALAFVRTRHAFTSDLDRTKNQQKFLAALASQTATFSTIINPFKLYPTMGAGLDTLIVDKDMSLWSLGKMFFAMKGVTGGDGTSMNIPIAGNVGSNLAWDKAKVKQLVEQLKNDEKVTVTEN; from the coding sequence ATGAACGATTGGCCCGACGGCTGGACCGACGACAACCGCAGCGGTAACCGCTACGGGCAGGGCAGCGCGAGCGAGCGGCCCGAGAGCGCCCGGTCGATGCCGCATGTCCAGCGCCGCCCGGCCCCGCCGCAGCAGCGCCCCGCGCCGCCCAGGCAGCGCCCGGTGCCGCAGCAGCCGGCGGGCTACGACGACGGTTACCCGCAGTACGACAGCGGTTACAACACGGGCCAGGTGTACGGCGGCGGAAGCGGCGGCCAGGGCGGGGGCCCCGGCGACGGGAACGACCGGGGCTACGTCCAGGGCCGCCCCGCCCCGAACTGGCGCCGCCGGATCAAGATCGGCGCGCTGGTCCTGGTCGTCGCGCTACTCGGCGTCTCCGTGGGCACGTACTTCTGGGCCGACTCCAAGCTGAACCGCGCCGTCGACCTGTCGAAGGTCATCGAGCGGCCGGAGGCGGGCAAGGGGACGAACTACCTGATCGTCGGGTCCGACAGCCGCGAGGGCATGACGTCCGAGGACAAGAAGCGGCTCCACACGGGTTCGGCCGACGGCAAGCGGACCGACTCGATGATGATCCTGCACACCGGCGACAACGGCCCGACGCTGGTCTCGCTGCCGCGTGACTCCAACGTCGAGATCCCGTCGTTCGTCGGCTCCGAGTCCGGCAAGAAGTACCCGGGCACGGGCAAGACCACGAAGCTGAACGCCACGTACGCCACGGACGGGCCGGAACTCCTCGTCCGTACCGTCGAGTTCAACACCGGCCTGCGCATCGACCACTACGTCGAGATCGGCTTCGGCGGCTTCGCCAAGATCGTGGACGCGATCGGCGGGGTGGAGCTGGACATCCCGAAGGCGTTCAAGGACAAGTACTCGGGCGCCGACTTCCCGGCCGGCAAGCAGACCCTGAACGGCCAGGAGGCCCTGGCCTTCGTCCGCACCCGCCACGCGTTCACCTCCGACCTGGACCGTACGAAGAACCAGCAGAAGTTCCTCGCGGCACTGGCGAGCCAGACGGCGACCTTCTCCACGATCATCAACCCGTTCAAGCTGTACCCGACGATGGGCGCCGGCCTGGACACGCTGATCGTCGACAAGGACATGTCGCTGTGGTCGCTCGGCAAGATGTTCTTCGCGATGAAGGGCGTCACCGGCGGCGACGGCACGTCGATGAACATCCCGATCGCCGGCAACGTGGGCTCCAACCTCGCCTGGGACAAGGCGAAGGTGAAGCAGCTGGTCGAGCAGCTGAAGAACGACGAGAAGGTTACGGTCACGGAGAACTGA
- a CDS encoding DUF397 domain-containing protein: MNCGISAPGDFELVWIKSSYSSNGNEGDCIEVAASLSAVLVRDSKDVRRPHLIHAPRAWAAFVAHAAQAA; encoded by the coding sequence ATGAACTGCGGGATCTCTGCGCCGGGCGATTTCGAGTTGGTCTGGATCAAGAGCAGCTACAGCAGCAACGGCAACGAAGGCGACTGCATCGAGGTTGCGGCCTCTCTCAGCGCCGTCCTCGTCCGGGACTCCAAGGATGTCCGCCGCCCCCACCTCATCCACGCCCCGCGCGCCTGGGCGGCCTTCGTCGCCCACGCGGCCCAGGCCGCGTGA
- a CDS encoding histidine phosphatase family protein, with the protein MPVRIVYESHATTTDNEAGIATGWLPGRLSPTGRRQAAELGGRRRGTGLDAVYTSDLARAVETARIAFAGAATPVLRQDARLRECDYGELNGAPTAVLHPLRTRHIDRPWPGGGQSYRDVVEATAAFLRDLAAEWDGGQVLLIAHSANRWSLDCLLAGARLENLVAHPPPWQPGVLYTLP; encoded by the coding sequence ATGCCCGTAAGGATCGTGTACGAGTCGCACGCCACGACCACCGACAACGAGGCGGGCATCGCCACCGGTTGGCTGCCGGGGCGGCTCTCGCCGACCGGACGCCGCCAGGCCGCCGAACTGGGCGGCAGGCGGCGCGGCACCGGGCTCGACGCCGTCTACACCTCGGACCTGGCGCGTGCCGTGGAGACGGCCCGCATCGCGTTCGCGGGTGCCGCGACCCCCGTCCTCCGCCAGGACGCGCGGCTGCGTGAATGCGACTACGGGGAGCTGAACGGTGCCCCGACCGCCGTCCTGCATCCGCTGCGCACGCGCCACATCGACCGCCCGTGGCCCGGCGGCGGCCAGAGCTACCGGGACGTGGTCGAGGCGACGGCCGCGTTCCTGCGGGACCTGGCGGCCGAATGGGACGGGGGCCAGGTCCTCCTGATCGCCCACTCGGCGAACCGCTGGTCCCTGGACTGCCTGCTCGCGGGGGCCCGCCTGGAGAACCTCGTGGCGCACCCGCCGCCGTGGCAGCCGGGCGTCCTCTACACCCTGCCCTGA
- a CDS encoding LCP family protein codes for MTESAGTPGDPDDSAAGEDRTPDAPPDAGDDAPPPGEDGAPSGKNGPGGETRSGSGRGPGPKAEGGGAAVDITVRRKRHWLRWTALGLSFLVLVAAGVGWWLYKKLDGNIRTDTSAAAELKAYEKERPVSVVHDAENILLIGSDSRAGDNRKYGRDDGGTQRSDTTILLHLAANRKSATAMSIPRDLMVNIPVCHKADKTATRAQFAQFNWAFEMGGTACTIRTVEKMTGIRIDHHMVIDFSGFKDMVNAVHGVEICLKEPIDDSDAHLKLGAGRHKLNGEQALGYVRARKSLGNGSDTDRMDRQQQFLGALVNKVQSNGVLLNPTRLYPVLDAATKALTTDPGLDSLKDLYDLVRGMRDVPTDKVQFLTVPRQPYHLNRNRDELVQPDADKLFKQLRDDKPVAVVPADELGNDDKNNDKKDDSNPGAADASGPSPTPTYSGNNAATDLCKQ; via the coding sequence GTGACCGAAAGCGCCGGCACTCCGGGCGACCCCGACGACTCGGCAGCGGGCGAGGACCGGACGCCGGACGCACCGCCGGACGCGGGGGACGACGCGCCGCCGCCCGGCGAGGACGGCGCGCCCTCCGGGAAGAACGGCCCCGGCGGCGAGACCCGCAGCGGGTCCGGCAGAGGCCCCGGCCCGAAGGCAGAGGGCGGCGGCGCGGCCGTCGACATCACCGTCAGGCGGAAGCGGCACTGGCTGCGCTGGACCGCGCTCGGGCTCTCGTTCCTCGTGCTCGTCGCGGCGGGCGTCGGCTGGTGGCTGTACAAGAAGCTCGACGGCAACATCCGGACGGACACCTCGGCGGCGGCCGAGCTGAAGGCGTACGAGAAGGAGCGGCCGGTCTCCGTCGTCCACGACGCGGAGAACATCCTGCTCATCGGCTCGGACAGCCGGGCCGGCGACAACCGCAAGTACGGCCGCGACGACGGCGGCACCCAGCGCTCGGACACGACGATCCTGCTGCACCTGGCGGCGAACCGTAAGAGCGCCACCGCCATGTCGATCCCGCGCGACCTGATGGTGAACATCCCGGTCTGCCACAAGGCGGACAAGACGGCCACCAGGGCCCAGTTCGCACAGTTCAACTGGGCCTTCGAGATGGGCGGGACCGCCTGCACCATCCGGACCGTGGAGAAGATGACGGGCATCCGCATCGACCACCACATGGTCATCGACTTCAGCGGCTTCAAGGACATGGTCAACGCGGTGCACGGGGTCGAGATCTGTCTCAAGGAGCCGATCGACGACAGCGACGCCCACCTCAAGCTCGGGGCGGGCCGCCACAAGCTCAACGGCGAGCAGGCGCTCGGCTACGTACGGGCCCGCAAGTCGCTCGGCAACGGCAGCGACACCGACCGCATGGACCGCCAGCAGCAGTTCCTGGGCGCCCTGGTCAACAAGGTGCAGAGCAACGGCGTCCTGCTCAACCCGACCCGGCTCTACCCGGTGCTGGACGCGGCCACCAAGGCGCTCACCACCGACCCGGGCCTCGACAGCCTGAAGGACCTGTACGACCTGGTGCGGGGCATGCGGGACGTCCCCACCGACAAGGTCCAGTTCCTGACCGTCCCCCGGCAGCCGTACCACCTGAACCGGAACCGGGACGAACTGGTGCAGCCCGACGCGGACAAGCTGTTCAAGCAGTTGCGCGACGACAAGCCGGTCGCCGTGGTGCCCGCCGACGAGCTCGGGAACGACGACAAGAACAACGACAAGAAGGACGACAGCAACCCGGGCGCCGCCGACGCGTCGGGGCCGTCTCCCACACCTACGTATTCGGGGAACAATGCCGCGACCGACCTGTGCAAGCAGTAA
- a CDS encoding glycosyltransferase family 2 protein, producing the protein MSAAQPPAVSVIMPVLDEERHLRNSVRHILEQEYAGEMEVVIALGPSTDRTDEIAAELVAEDPRVHTVPNPTGRTPAALNAAIKASSHPIVVRVDGHGMLSPDYIATAVRLLEETGAQNVGGIMHAEGENAWEDAVAAAMTSKIGVGNAAFHTGGRAGPAETVYLGVFRREALEKADGYNVEFIRAQDWELNFRIREAGGLIWFSPDLRVQYRPRPSVRALAKQYKDYGRWRHVVARYHSGSINLRYLAPPTAVVAIAAGLVVGAAVSPWALVVPGGYLAAIVAGSLPAGKGLSLKARAQIPVALATMHMSWGYGFLTSPRSLAKKVIASRRPAIAEPGAPVA; encoded by the coding sequence ATGTCTGCCGCGCAGCCTCCCGCCGTCTCCGTGATCATGCCGGTGCTCGACGAGGAGCGCCATCTCCGCAATTCCGTCCGCCACATCCTGGAGCAGGAGTACGCGGGCGAGATGGAGGTCGTGATCGCGCTCGGCCCGTCCACGGACCGTACGGACGAGATCGCCGCCGAGCTGGTCGCGGAGGACCCCCGGGTGCACACCGTGCCGAACCCCACCGGCCGCACCCCCGCCGCCCTCAACGCGGCGATCAAGGCGTCGAGCCACCCCATCGTCGTACGTGTCGACGGCCACGGCATGCTCTCGCCCGACTACATCGCGACCGCCGTCCGGCTCCTGGAGGAGACGGGCGCGCAGAACGTCGGCGGCATCATGCACGCCGAGGGCGAGAACGCCTGGGAGGACGCCGTCGCCGCGGCCATGACCTCGAAGATCGGCGTCGGCAACGCGGCCTTCCACACCGGCGGCCGGGCGGGCCCGGCCGAGACCGTCTACCTGGGCGTCTTCCGCCGGGAGGCGCTGGAGAAGGCCGACGGGTACAACGTGGAGTTCATCCGCGCCCAGGACTGGGAGCTGAACTTCCGCATCCGCGAGGCCGGCGGGCTGATCTGGTTCTCGCCCGACCTGCGCGTCCAGTACCGCCCGCGCCCCTCCGTGCGGGCGCTCGCCAAGCAGTACAAGGACTACGGCCGCTGGCGCCACGTCGTCGCCCGCTACCACTCCGGCTCCATCAACCTGCGCTACCTGGCACCCCCGACCGCCGTCGTCGCCATCGCGGCCGGCCTTGTGGTGGGCGCGGCCGTCAGCCCGTGGGCCCTGGTCGTCCCCGGCGGCTACCTCGCGGCGATCGTCGCGGGCTCCCTCCCGGCGGGCAAGGGCCTGTCGCTGAAGGCCCGCGCGCAGATCCCGGTCGCGCTGGCGACCATGCACATGTCCTGGGGCTACGGCTTCCTGACGAGCCCGCGCTCCCTCGCGAAGAAGGTCATCGCGAGCCGCCGCCCGGCGATCGCCGAGCCGGGCGCCCCGGTGGCCTGA
- a CDS encoding LCP family protein: MRVATGLSVLVLGAGGIGHAVVTNLESGIDRIDPFKDMKNRPAGGRGMNLLLVGTDGRDKITQDEKRKYRLGGQPCHCTDTIMLVHLSADEQRASVVSLPRDSYAEIPAHRDRTTGQEHAAHPVKLNAAYAEGGPGLTVRTVEHMTGVKIDHYLEVDFTSFMTTVDTLGGVKICTARPLKDSYTGLDLAAGPHTLNGGQALQYVRSRHIDGAADLGRMQRQQRFMASLIKQATSSGVLLNPVKFREVASTMLKSVRADRGFDTEQMLSLGQAMRGFSPSSSEFASVPMGDVAFQVKGIGSTVKWDPVKSKQLFTALREDKPLTTARPAEKDPAKKVDVPPKQIRVQVYNGTARDGLGSTVDAALHATGFDTTRAPLTAPQHGLTHTLVTYDPRWDRSAKSLAAALPGAELRAVPGQGATMRVTAGEDYRTVERVHAEEPEPGRFGAVKGDEVVCP, translated from the coding sequence ATGCGGGTGGCGACCGGGCTCTCGGTCCTGGTGCTCGGGGCGGGCGGGATCGGCCACGCGGTCGTGACGAATCTGGAGAGCGGGATCGACCGCATCGACCCGTTCAAGGACATGAAGAACCGGCCCGCCGGCGGGCGCGGCATGAACCTGCTGCTGGTCGGCACGGACGGCCGCGACAAGATCACCCAGGACGAGAAGCGGAAGTACCGGCTGGGCGGTCAGCCCTGCCACTGCACGGACACGATCATGCTCGTGCATCTGTCGGCCGACGAACAGCGCGCCAGCGTCGTCAGCCTGCCGCGCGACAGCTACGCGGAGATCCCCGCGCACCGGGACCGCACGACCGGCCAGGAGCACGCGGCGCATCCGGTGAAGCTGAACGCGGCGTACGCGGAGGGCGGGCCGGGCCTCACGGTCCGGACGGTCGAGCACATGACGGGCGTCAAGATCGACCACTATCTGGAGGTCGACTTCACCAGCTTCATGACCACGGTCGACACCCTCGGCGGGGTGAAGATCTGCACCGCGCGCCCGCTGAAGGACTCCTACACCGGGCTCGACCTGGCCGCGGGCCCCCACACGCTGAACGGCGGGCAGGCGCTCCAGTACGTACGCTCCCGGCACATCGACGGGGCCGCCGACCTGGGCCGGATGCAGCGCCAGCAGAGGTTCATGGCCTCGCTGATCAAGCAGGCGACGAGCAGCGGGGTCCTCCTCAACCCGGTGAAGTTCCGCGAGGTCGCGTCGACGATGCTGAAGTCGGTACGGGCCGACCGGGGCTTCGACACGGAGCAGATGCTCTCCCTGGGCCAGGCGATGCGGGGCTTCTCCCCCTCCTCCTCGGAGTTCGCCTCGGTGCCGATGGGCGATGTCGCCTTCCAGGTCAAGGGCATCGGCTCCACGGTCAAGTGGGACCCGGTCAAGTCGAAGCAGTTGTTCACCGCCCTGCGCGAGGACAAACCCCTCACCACCGCCCGGCCCGCCGAGAAGGACCCCGCGAAGAAGGTCGACGTCCCGCCGAAGCAGATCCGCGTCCAGGTGTACAACGGCACCGCGCGGGACGGCCTCGGCTCCACCGTCGACGCCGCGCTGCACGCCACCGGCTTCGACACCACCCGCGCCCCGCTCACCGCACCGCAGCACGGCCTCACGCACACCCTGGTGACGTACGACCCGCGCTGGGACCGGTCCGCGAAGTCGCTGGCGGCGGCGCTGCCGGGGGCGGAGCTGCGGGCGGTGCCGGGACAGGGGGCGACGATGCGGGTGACCGCGGGCGAGGACTACCGCACGGTCGAGCGGGTCCACGCGGAGGAGCCGGAGCCGGGGAGGTTCGGCGCGGTGAAGGGGGATGAGGTGGTGTGCCCGTGA